One genomic region from Muriicola soli encodes:
- a CDS encoding NAD(P) transhydrogenase subunit alpha — protein MIIGILKETADNRVAIVPKTLKKFNEKDIEFQIEKGAGVLASYPDKKYEKYAKVSDRLSVLKQADILVTINPIPEQELKLIKKGAMLVAIFSPFNNAALIEQMKELELQAASLDMIPRTTIAQTMDILSSMASIAGYRAVLLAAMESPGFFPMMITAAGSIKPCKVLVLGAGVAGLQAIATARRLGAIVEAFDVRAAAKEEVESLGAKFVEVPGAIDKRDAGGYAVEQTPEFIERQQQEVQKRAASSDVVITTAQILGKKAPILLTKETVDKMKPGTIVVDLAASSGGNCELSEMDKTVIRKGVKIIGNSNLASDMPKDASFFYSNNVANYLKLIIKEGNLHLDLNNEIIDNTILTKS, from the coding sequence ATGATCATAGGAATTCTAAAGGAAACAGCCGATAACAGAGTTGCTATAGTTCCCAAAACACTCAAGAAATTTAACGAAAAAGATATAGAATTCCAGATCGAAAAAGGTGCGGGTGTCCTTGCGAGCTATCCGGATAAGAAATACGAGAAATACGCTAAGGTCAGTGATAGGTTATCAGTTTTAAAACAGGCCGATATCCTTGTAACCATTAATCCCATCCCTGAGCAAGAACTCAAACTCATTAAAAAAGGAGCTATGTTGGTGGCGATCTTTTCACCCTTCAACAACGCCGCATTAATTGAACAGATGAAGGAATTGGAATTACAGGCCGCAAGCCTGGATATGATTCCGAGGACCACTATTGCTCAGACCATGGATATCTTATCATCAATGGCATCCATAGCCGGATACAGGGCTGTTCTCCTGGCCGCTATGGAATCACCCGGGTTCTTTCCCATGATGATCACGGCTGCTGGTAGCATAAAACCCTGTAAGGTGCTGGTCCTGGGTGCAGGGGTCGCAGGTTTACAGGCCATTGCAACTGCCCGAAGGCTAGGTGCTATAGTGGAGGCATTCGACGTTAGAGCAGCCGCAAAAGAGGAGGTTGAAAGTCTGGGGGCAAAATTTGTAGAAGTGCCCGGAGCTATTGACAAACGAGACGCAGGGGGCTATGCTGTTGAACAAACTCCTGAATTTATCGAAAGGCAGCAACAGGAAGTACAAAAGAGGGCAGCATCATCAGACGTAGTCATTACGACTGCTCAGATCCTTGGTAAAAAAGCACCAATACTTCTTACAAAGGAAACAGTTGACAAGATGAAACCCGGAACCATCGTAGTAGATTTAGCAGCTTCTTCCGGCGGAAATTGTGAACTCAGCGAGATGGATAAAACCGTTATTCGGAAAGGCGTTAAGATTATTGGGAATTCAAACCTCGCTTCGGATATGCCAAAAGACGCCAGTTTTTTTTACAGTAATAATGTAGCAAATTACCTGAAATTGATAATAAAAGAGGGGAATTTGCATCTGGACCTCAATAATGAAATCATAGATAATACCATTTTGACTAAAAGCTAA
- a CDS encoding mandelate racemase/muconate lactonizing enzyme family protein, with protein MKIIRVSFERLDLSLSVPYTIAYETVSHTSNFILKLETDTSLVGYGCAAPDLEVTGESAETVEKSIQQHVLPLLHGNSPLMYNRIIDELKQLCPENSSVLAMVDMALLDLMSKKADLPLYQFLGGYRKSFATSITIGIMGLQQTLSLAKEFTAKGFTILKIKGGLNLEEDIAKMIKLREEFPGIILRFDGNQGYNVEQSVAFVKATEKVGIQIFEQPTKTKGDQQLGEVTHAVGIPVMADESLKTLDDAFRLAQKEQIDMINIKLMKVGGILEGMHINSVAKSAGLEAMVGCLDECALGISAGLHFALSRPNIHFADLDGHLDLLDDPFQGLFEIKGGVLYPSHNPGLGYSG; from the coding sequence ATGAAAATTATCCGGGTCTCCTTTGAAAGGTTAGACCTTTCCTTATCCGTCCCATACACTATTGCTTATGAGACCGTATCGCATACGAGTAATTTCATTCTTAAACTCGAGACCGATACATCTTTGGTGGGATACGGTTGTGCGGCACCCGACCTGGAAGTGACCGGGGAATCTGCAGAAACGGTTGAAAAATCAATTCAGCAGCATGTCTTACCCTTATTGCACGGAAATTCACCGCTGATGTACAACAGGATCATAGACGAGTTAAAACAACTCTGTCCGGAAAATTCCTCAGTGTTGGCGATGGTGGATATGGCTTTACTCGACCTGATGTCAAAAAAGGCGGATCTGCCGCTGTATCAGTTTTTAGGGGGTTACCGTAAGTCTTTCGCTACGAGTATAACCATAGGAATTATGGGCCTGCAGCAAACCCTGTCGCTTGCCAAAGAGTTTACAGCCAAGGGGTTTACTATTCTTAAAATAAAAGGGGGTCTTAACCTGGAAGAAGATATTGCCAAAATGATCAAATTAAGGGAGGAATTTCCCGGGATCATTTTGAGGTTCGATGGAAATCAGGGGTATAACGTAGAACAATCCGTGGCTTTTGTCAAGGCCACAGAGAAGGTCGGTATTCAGATCTTTGAACAGCCTACGAAAACTAAAGGGGATCAGCAGCTAGGGGAGGTTACACACGCCGTGGGGATACCAGTTATGGCTGACGAAAGCTTGAAAACCCTCGATGACGCCTTTAGATTGGCGCAGAAAGAGCAGATCGATATGATTAATATAAAATTGATGAAAGTAGGAGGAATCCTCGAGGGGATGCACATCAACTCGGTGGCTAAATCGGCCGGACTTGAAGCTATGGTGGGTTGCTTGGATGAATGTGCCCTTGGGATTTCAGCCGGACTTCATTTTGCCCTCTCGAGACCCAACATCCATTTCGCGGATCTCGATGGCCATCTCGACCTTCTGGATGATCCCTTCCAGGGCTTGTTCGAAATCAAAGGGGGTGTTTTGTACCCTTCCCACAATCCCGGCCTGGGCTATTCTGGATAG
- a CDS encoding NAD(P) transhydrogenase subunit alpha: MENILLFLDNNLLLIYLLIFTVILGFELISNVPTILHTPLMSGANAISGVVIIGAILLIRNAEPTDYLALCLGALGVILGTINVVGGFAVTNRMLKMFNKKKK; this comes from the coding sequence ATGGAAAATATATTACTCTTTTTAGACAATAACCTCTTATTGATATACTTGCTGATTTTCACTGTAATCCTGGGCTTTGAATTAATTTCTAATGTCCCCACCATCCTCCATACTCCGCTCATGTCCGGTGCTAATGCCATTAGCGGGGTTGTCATTATCGGTGCCATCCTTCTCATCCGAAATGCCGAGCCAACAGACTACCTTGCCCTCTGCCTCGGTGCACTGGGGGTAATTCTGGGTACTATTAATGTAGTTGGGGGGTTTGCGGTTACCAACAGAATGCTCAAGATGTTCAATAAAAAGAAGAAATAA
- a CDS encoding creatininase family protein: MNTKQHKSTFMWEEMTWPEIEEYLKKVDTAILPCGAIEQHGPHLPVDIDYFDAKYMAYKVAEACSDPKPFVLPPIPYGVSYHHEDFKGTLSVTNDALSRFVYDIGMNLARNGIKKIIILNGHGDNAPTLHYAAQMINRDAKIFVCVDTGETSDVALYSLIDTPNDIHAGEIETSTTLAIRPEMVQMDKAVNQTLEFGSKFLDFDNEQGVTWYVRTNKISESGVMGDATKASAEKGKKMWDLMIHHMVNFVESIKNSSLDDLYQKRY; encoded by the coding sequence ATGAACACAAAACAACATAAGTCCACTTTTATGTGGGAGGAAATGACCTGGCCCGAAATTGAAGAATATCTGAAAAAGGTCGACACAGCAATTTTACCCTGTGGGGCTATCGAGCAGCACGGACCTCATTTACCGGTGGATATAGATTACTTTGATGCAAAATATATGGCGTACAAGGTGGCGGAAGCTTGTAGCGACCCAAAGCCTTTTGTTTTACCGCCTATTCCTTACGGTGTATCCTATCACCATGAAGATTTTAAGGGTACCTTGAGTGTAACCAACGACGCTCTTTCGCGCTTTGTTTACGATATCGGGATGAATCTGGCCAGGAATGGAATTAAGAAGATCATTATTCTGAACGGACATGGAGACAATGCCCCAACCCTTCATTACGCCGCCCAGATGATCAACAGGGATGCCAAGATCTTTGTTTGTGTGGATACGGGCGAAACCAGTGACGTGGCACTGTACAGTCTTATTGATACTCCCAATGATATCCATGCCGGAGAAATAGAAACGAGTACAACCCTCGCTATTCGTCCCGAGATGGTACAGATGGATAAGGCAGTGAACCAGACCCTGGAATTCGGATCAAAATTCCTTGATTTTGACAACGAACAGGGAGTAACCTGGTATGTTCGAACTAACAAGATTTCAGAGAGCGGCGTAATGGGCGATGCTACAAAGGCCTCGGCTGAAAAAGGAAAAAAAATGTGGGATCTTATGATCCATCATATGGTGAACTTTGTGGAGTCCATAAAGAATTCATCCCTTGACGATCTCTATCAAAAACGCTATTGA
- a CDS encoding serine hydrolase, producing MQILIKHLYLPTLSLLGILLFYPIDGFERTGIKRLKRLELIQDGTITSTTPMLPGAMKSWEEISLNLLEQRSDSLKSFFKEDSNLQAEISTLFRGLDKSYSLSILDISDPAQTRYAHRNESLGYQPGSVGKIAVLIALFDQLRKIYPDDMGKRIDLLKTKSVKAGVWGLTDEHTIPIYNIEKNTLVKRQVVASDVFSLFEWTDHMLSVSNNGAASIVWREVMLMAAFGQNYPTITEEEALAYFKETPRKELTDLGNDVVNLPLRELGIGHDEWRLGSFFTKGANTYVGDKGGSIGTPMGLMKFLLRLEQGNVIDEASSLEMKRLMYMTDRRIRYAQSPALKEAAVYFKSGSLYKCDRSKGEPCGKYEGNVLNFMNSVIIVEHPDNCKYIVVLMSNVLRKNSASDHLYLASAIDKIIRKG from the coding sequence ATGCAGATTTTAATAAAACACCTTTACCTACCCACCCTATCTCTTCTGGGAATTCTTCTTTTCTACCCTATAGACGGCTTTGAGCGCACGGGGATAAAAAGACTCAAAAGACTTGAACTCATACAGGATGGGACTATTACATCGACTACCCCTATGCTCCCAGGGGCAATGAAATCATGGGAGGAGATCAGCTTAAATCTTCTGGAGCAACGCAGTGATAGTCTAAAAAGTTTTTTTAAGGAAGACAGTAATTTGCAGGCCGAGATAAGTACCCTTTTTCGGGGCTTGGATAAGAGTTATTCCCTGAGTATTCTGGATATCTCAGATCCTGCACAGACCAGATACGCCCACAGAAATGAGTCTTTGGGTTATCAGCCGGGAAGTGTCGGTAAAATAGCGGTTCTTATCGCCTTGTTTGATCAACTTCGCAAGATCTACCCTGATGACATGGGAAAGAGAATCGACTTGTTAAAAACGAAATCAGTAAAAGCCGGGGTATGGGGTCTTACAGACGAGCATACCATACCTATTTACAATATTGAGAAGAATACGCTTGTTAAAAGACAAGTGGTCGCTTCTGATGTATTTTCCTTATTCGAATGGACAGATCATATGTTATCTGTAAGTAATAATGGTGCGGCCAGTATAGTTTGGCGTGAGGTGATGTTAATGGCTGCCTTCGGTCAAAACTATCCGACAATCACGGAAGAAGAGGCATTGGCTTATTTTAAGGAAACTCCCAGAAAAGAACTGACAGATCTGGGGAACGATGTTGTAAACCTCCCGCTTCGGGAACTTGGAATTGGACACGATGAATGGAGACTGGGAAGTTTTTTTACCAAAGGGGCAAATACCTATGTAGGGGACAAAGGCGGAAGTATTGGAACGCCAATGGGTCTAATGAAATTTTTGCTGAGATTGGAGCAGGGAAATGTAATTGATGAAGCTTCCAGCCTCGAAATGAAAAGGTTGATGTATATGACCGACAGACGGATACGATACGCACAATCTCCTGCACTTAAGGAAGCAGCAGTTTATTTCAAATCCGGCAGCCTTTATAAATGCGATCGAAGTAAAGGAGAACCCTGCGGCAAGTACGAGGGTAATGTCCTGAATTTCATGAATTCAGTGATCATTGTGGAACATCCGGATAACTGTAAATACATCGTTGTCCTTATGTCGAATGTTCTCAGGAAGAACTCGGCTTCTGACCATTTGTACCTCGCTTCCGCTATTGACAAGATCATCAGGAAGGGCTAG
- a CDS encoding PEP/pyruvate-binding domain-containing protein, which produces MNRILYSFGIIPLLLILNVSILFSQEYKAPELQKLVQEFKKDIRGPYKDIRWFCTDGSIRQPKDPCPDNIGPGNQHARYKDVVNEIARKNGIYFGQILTNTQPSDIWNPGNNFSRLKQYQLDRYLRSIDNGWINTKGQYYRGAIQAEDETEWGISFFTGLLAVDENVEKHFFILRNAMRDIPYKEDENLGRIMRSESKVISDQYPSFMDLRVKIHSRPQLSDIVDVERFLDRNRGQLTPGLQNQFKSLIKTMQEFFAPTDLKVLLKDMPVLRHQDLNTALLELGSEDFSNRQAELIRESSEAMWLIRQGIIMEKDNQLRLRLMDLSLQLEEIIFKAEADWNPENVKEQLQKICSLTLASAAAGYMEIWEWEQLAPALTNIEGKSLPLEQLTNTLGRARSAVEWSTSMFKAHFDEVASLYNAFEPMANGFIDDKIRASLVLHLGKAVSDLGSFVSKESDLTNKVMDLGNLSSIRGLNPGYALGELEVIETYREELEVSSNKIYIFQKPPSDLKPVAGIATVAEGNLVSHVQLLARNLGIPNAALSDNDLKELKKFNGMRVFYAVSNKGTVLMKPEREMTSEEKALFTKKERDLQKIEVPVKDIRLDVVNVLNMRDVDASNSGKLCGPKAANLGQLKKMFPGDVVEGLVIPFGIFREHMDQKLPGYERSYWQFLRTMFVTADSMRSSGKSEAEVEQFQLEQLELLRNAIREMPLKSSFIEELESQFSSVFGKTLGEIPVFLRSDTNMEDLKDFTGAGLNLTIFNTLDRKKLLQGIKDVWASPYSERSFKWRQKYLLNPENVFPSILVIPSVDVDYSGVMITKGINVGTKDDLTVAFSRGAGGAVDGQAAETHLITQKGSQLLAPAREVYYNRLPTGGGTSRETATFEEPMLSNANIGKLREFAASLRETLPRELKSDYDGAYDVELGFKNNKLWLFQIRPFVENKKALGSSYLESITPKIQKNKIIQLSTKL; this is translated from the coding sequence ATGAATAGAATTCTTTATTCCTTTGGGATTATACCATTATTGTTAATTCTGAATGTAAGTATTTTATTTTCTCAGGAGTACAAAGCTCCGGAACTGCAAAAGTTAGTTCAGGAATTTAAAAAAGATATACGGGGCCCTTACAAGGACATCAGGTGGTTCTGCACTGATGGAAGTATCAGACAGCCCAAAGACCCATGTCCTGATAACATCGGTCCGGGTAATCAGCATGCCCGATACAAGGATGTAGTGAATGAGATTGCCCGAAAGAATGGAATATATTTCGGCCAGATCCTTACCAATACTCAACCATCCGACATATGGAATCCCGGAAACAACTTTAGCCGTTTAAAGCAGTATCAACTAGATCGGTATCTGAGATCTATAGACAATGGATGGATAAATACCAAAGGACAATACTATCGTGGGGCTATACAGGCAGAAGACGAAACGGAATGGGGTATTTCCTTTTTCACGGGATTGCTGGCAGTAGATGAGAATGTGGAGAAGCACTTTTTTATCCTGAGGAATGCCATGCGAGATATTCCTTATAAGGAGGATGAAAATCTCGGAAGGATCATGAGGAGCGAATCGAAGGTTATCTCAGATCAGTATCCGTCCTTTATGGACCTCAGGGTTAAAATCCATAGTAGGCCCCAACTCAGCGATATCGTGGATGTTGAACGCTTCTTAGATCGGAACAGGGGACAACTCACACCCGGTCTTCAAAACCAGTTTAAAAGTTTGATTAAAACGATGCAGGAATTCTTTGCTCCTACAGACCTGAAGGTGCTCTTAAAGGACATGCCGGTTTTAAGACATCAGGATTTGAATACAGCACTTCTCGAACTCGGAAGTGAAGATTTTAGTAATCGTCAGGCAGAACTTATCAGGGAAAGCTCAGAAGCTATGTGGCTCATCAGGCAGGGAATTATAATGGAAAAGGATAATCAGCTGAGACTGCGTTTGATGGATCTATCACTGCAGCTGGAAGAAATAATATTTAAGGCCGAAGCTGACTGGAACCCGGAGAATGTAAAAGAGCAATTGCAGAAAATATGTAGTTTAACCCTGGCGTCTGCTGCTGCAGGATATATGGAAATCTGGGAGTGGGAACAATTAGCTCCTGCTCTGACTAATATTGAAGGAAAATCGCTCCCGCTGGAGCAATTGACAAATACCCTGGGGAGGGCTCGCAGTGCGGTGGAATGGAGTACGAGTATGTTTAAAGCCCATTTTGATGAGGTAGCAAGCCTTTACAATGCTTTTGAACCTATGGCGAATGGGTTTATCGACGACAAGATCAGGGCTTCTCTGGTCTTGCACCTGGGAAAAGCCGTCAGTGATCTCGGTAGTTTTGTCTCTAAAGAATCTGATCTGACTAATAAAGTCATGGATCTCGGTAATTTAAGTTCCATACGGGGATTAAACCCGGGTTATGCCCTTGGTGAACTGGAAGTGATCGAGACTTACCGAGAAGAACTTGAGGTATCTTCAAACAAGATATACATCTTCCAGAAACCGCCATCCGACCTTAAGCCGGTTGCGGGTATTGCAACGGTTGCAGAAGGAAATTTGGTGTCCCACGTACAACTGCTAGCCAGAAATCTCGGGATACCCAATGCCGCTCTTTCAGATAACGACCTGAAGGAGTTAAAAAAATTCAATGGTATGCGGGTCTTTTATGCGGTATCTAATAAAGGTACTGTGCTTATGAAACCTGAAAGGGAGATGACCTCCGAAGAAAAAGCACTTTTCACCAAAAAAGAGCGGGATTTGCAAAAAATCGAAGTTCCGGTTAAAGATATCCGCCTTGATGTGGTCAATGTACTCAATATGAGAGACGTAGATGCTTCAAATTCGGGAAAACTTTGTGGACCGAAAGCTGCTAATCTGGGACAGTTGAAAAAAATGTTCCCAGGGGATGTTGTAGAAGGCCTTGTCATCCCCTTCGGGATTTTCAGGGAGCATATGGACCAGAAACTACCGGGATATGAAAGATCCTATTGGCAGTTCCTTCGTACCATGTTTGTCACTGCAGATAGTATGAGATCTTCAGGCAAATCTGAGGCAGAAGTTGAACAATTTCAACTGGAACAACTGGAACTGCTCAGGAATGCGATCCGTGAAATGCCGTTGAAGAGTTCCTTTATTGAGGAATTAGAATCACAGTTTTCATCCGTGTTTGGGAAAACTTTAGGGGAAATCCCTGTATTCCTGCGCAGTGATACCAATATGGAAGACCTGAAGGATTTTACAGGGGCAGGACTAAACCTTACTATTTTTAATACCCTGGACCGGAAAAAATTACTGCAAGGCATCAAAGATGTATGGGCATCCCCATATTCAGAAAGAAGCTTTAAGTGGCGCCAGAAATATCTTTTAAACCCTGAAAATGTATTCCCGTCCATCCTTGTGATACCCAGCGTGGATGTTGATTACTCAGGGGTAATGATTACCAAGGGAATCAATGTGGGAACCAAGGACGACCTAACGGTGGCTTTTAGCCGGGGTGCCGGGGGAGCTGTGGACGGTCAAGCCGCAGAAACTCATTTGATCACTCAGAAGGGATCACAACTCCTGGCACCTGCCAGGGAGGTGTATTACAATCGACTACCAACCGGCGGTGGGACATCCAGAGAAACCGCAACCTTTGAGGAGCCGATGCTCAGTAATGCCAACATCGGAAAATTGAGGGAATTTGCTGCAAGCTTACGCGAAACGCTCCCAAGGGAATTAAAATCGGATTATGACGGCGCATACGATGTTGAACTTGGATTTAAAAATAATAAACTCTGGCTCTTTCAAATAAGACCTTTTGTGGAGAACAAAAAAGCCCTCGGCTCATCGTATTTGGAATCGATCACCCCAAAAATTCAAAAAAACAAAATCATTCAACTCTCAACAAAACTTTAA
- a CDS encoding NAD(P)(+) transhydrogenase (Re/Si-specific) subunit beta codes for MLITAVNLSYLLGATAFVIGLRQMSTPDTARKGNLLATVGMVIAILATLFLPISGAANNYIWIFGAMTIGGIIGYVSAIKIEMTAMPQMVSVFNGLGGACAVVLAFTELVQAAGAELKSQWHNF; via the coding sequence ATGCTCATAACCGCTGTAAATCTCTCTTATCTGCTTGGGGCTACCGCTTTTGTCATCGGACTACGCCAAATGAGCACCCCAGATACCGCGAGAAAAGGTAACCTGTTGGCCACTGTCGGGATGGTTATCGCAATCCTTGCTACCCTCTTTCTACCGATCAGCGGAGCGGCTAACAACTACATCTGGATCTTTGGCGCCATGACTATTGGGGGCATCATAGGATATGTAAGTGCAATCAAGATCGAAATGACAGCTATGCCGCAAATGGTATCTGTATTCAATGGTTTGGGAGGAGCTTGTGCCGTTGTACTTGCCTTTACCGAATTGGTGCAAGCAGCAGGGGCAGAATTGAAATCTCAATGGCACAACTTCTGA
- a CDS encoding serine hydrolase translates to MKIKILFLTLLFLCNAWLPAQGDLPLSVSPTKIKPLRSLLDTTLQMSLENQVLKNPQWKKLIESKRMAIGLVDLRDPENVRFARINGNHMMYAASLPKIAILLAAVDAIDKGELKETSEVKKDMRLMISKSDNRASTRMIDRVGYDKIEDVMTDPKYEFYDEETGGGLWVGKRYGGGGDTNREPLKNLSHAATVTQVCRFYYLLANGKLVNRERSIQMLDMLENPQLHHKFVNTLNILAPDARIFRKSGSWRNYHSDSALVWGIDKNRRYIIVALIEDPGVNKSFVAW, encoded by the coding sequence ATGAAAATCAAAATATTATTTTTAACTCTCCTTTTCCTCTGTAACGCATGGCTTCCTGCGCAGGGTGATTTGCCATTGTCGGTTTCGCCTACGAAAATCAAACCACTTCGTTCTTTGTTGGATACCACGCTTCAAATGAGTCTGGAAAATCAGGTATTAAAGAACCCGCAATGGAAGAAACTCATAGAATCTAAAAGAATGGCTATCGGATTGGTTGATCTTCGTGACCCGGAGAATGTCCGCTTTGCCCGAATCAATGGCAATCATATGATGTATGCTGCCAGTCTCCCTAAAATTGCCATACTTCTGGCCGCGGTTGATGCAATAGACAAAGGCGAATTAAAGGAGACTTCTGAAGTAAAAAAAGACATGCGCCTGATGATCAGTAAATCAGACAACAGGGCCTCCACTCGAATGATAGACAGGGTTGGATATGACAAGATTGAAGATGTCATGACCGATCCTAAATACGAATTTTACGATGAAGAGACGGGTGGTGGTCTGTGGGTTGGAAAGCGTTACGGTGGCGGCGGGGATACCAACCGGGAACCTTTAAAAAACCTTAGTCATGCTGCTACAGTTACTCAGGTGTGCAGATTTTACTATCTGTTGGCCAATGGCAAACTGGTAAACCGGGAGCGATCTATTCAGATGTTGGACATGCTGGAAAATCCCCAACTTCACCATAAATTTGTGAATACTCTTAATATTTTAGCGCCTGATGCCCGGATCTTCAGGAAGTCCGGTTCCTGGAGAAATTATCATTCTGATTCGGCCCTGGTTTGGGGAATAGATAAAAACAGGAGGTATATCATTGTGGCGCTTATTGAGGACCCGGGGGTGAACAAATCATTCGTGGCCTGGTAA
- a CDS encoding NAD(P)(+) transhydrogenase (Re/Si-specific) subunit beta — MAQLLILFLTLLIGAVAFTGSMLAYGKLQGLIDDSKVTLPRHNIINAVLLAVLLVLTVYVISMGSQPALIWIVSILLIALLYGFSFVAPIGGADMPVVISLLNAFTGLSAAAAGLIYDNNIMLVGGILVGSAGIILTIVMCKAMNRSLFNVLIGGFGDNHKGKKEEGEAQLAKEISCSDLAVQLYYSNTVLVVPGYGLAVAQAQKVVKRMDNLLSANGVDVNYAIHPVAGRMPGHMNVLLAEADVPYPKLLDMEDANEAMANTDMVIVIGANDVVNPAAYDDPASPVYGMPVINVWDAKNVVVMKRSMSPGYAGIQNQLFFHHKTKMLFGDAKSSLEELNDELKTLES, encoded by the coding sequence ATGGCACAACTTCTGATCCTTTTCCTCACCTTACTGATCGGAGCTGTCGCTTTTACTGGAAGTATGCTGGCCTATGGAAAACTTCAAGGCCTGATTGACGACAGTAAAGTAACCCTTCCAAGACACAATATTATCAATGCTGTTCTTCTTGCGGTACTGTTAGTACTTACCGTGTACGTTATCTCAATGGGCAGTCAACCCGCTTTGATCTGGATCGTATCGATATTATTGATCGCCCTCTTGTATGGTTTCTCTTTTGTGGCCCCAATCGGTGGGGCCGATATGCCTGTGGTCATTTCACTACTGAACGCCTTTACCGGTTTGTCGGCAGCGGCTGCCGGTCTGATCTACGACAATAATATCATGTTGGTTGGAGGAATTCTGGTAGGATCGGCCGGAATCATCCTGACTATAGTGATGTGCAAAGCGATGAATCGCTCCCTTTTCAATGTTTTGATTGGTGGATTTGGTGATAACCACAAAGGAAAAAAGGAGGAAGGAGAAGCGCAATTGGCCAAAGAGATCAGCTGTTCTGATCTCGCTGTTCAATTATACTATTCCAATACGGTATTGGTAGTCCCTGGATACGGCCTGGCTGTTGCGCAGGCGCAAAAGGTTGTGAAAAGAATGGACAACTTGTTGTCGGCCAATGGAGTAGATGTAAACTACGCCATACATCCCGTAGCAGGACGAATGCCCGGGCACATGAATGTACTGCTTGCGGAGGCCGATGTTCCTTACCCTAAATTACTCGACATGGAGGACGCAAATGAGGCTATGGCAAACACCGATATGGTCATTGTCATAGGAGCAAATGACGTGGTGAACCCTGCCGCCTATGATGATCCCGCAAGTCCCGTCTATGGAATGCCCGTCATCAATGTCTGGGATGCAAAAAATGTTGTGGTGATGAAAAGAAGTATGAGCCCCGGTTATGCCGGCATCCAAAATCAGCTTTTTTTCCACCATAAGACAAAAATGCTATTTGGGGATGCCAAGAGCAGCCTGGAAGAGCTAAATGACGAATTAAAGACGTTAGAAAGTTAA